In Oligoflexia bacterium, the genomic stretch CGCATAATTTTAATGCTGAAGTGATTTGGACTGCACCAAAAGTGCGGCAAGGGCTGGCAGTTGGCCTGAAATTTATTAATGAAGAGCAAGTCTATAGAACTTTGCTTGAGAAGGTATAAAATATGAGTAAGAGCGGACGTCAACAGTATTTACTAATTAGTCATGTCGAAGAAATCGGTTCCGAAATAGAAAGTGCGCTGACAACTGGTCGTGCATTCACTTTGCATCGTGTGGCGAGTCTCAGTGAGGCGCTTCAAAAACTATCAGATGGTGAAATTAAATGTGTTATTTTTAGTATTCCTGTTTTTCATCAGAAAAGTGTCAAATTTATATCTAAACTTCGTGATATTTATCGAGAGATGCCAATTATTATCGTATCAGGAAAAATTCAGAGAGAGGCGTTTGATAGCGCAACTGAAATTAAGCGTGTTGTTATTTTAGAGCAATCATTCGTAAAAACTGAACTTCTGGCAATATGCGAAAAAGTAGCAAAAGGCCACGAAATCTATCAGCGTAAAACCAAACGATTCTCAACTGACCAGATGGTTGATTTAGAGCGGATGCTCACTGGCGAAGTAATGAAGGGTTTTTTATTTAATCTTAGCCAAGGTGGTGCATTCATTAACATCGAGAGAGGTGTTATAGTGCCCGGGGATATTCTAAAAATGAATGTTAAACTCGATAAGTTGGATAAATCACATCTTGTTTTTGCAAAAGTAATATGGGTGTTACAACAAG encodes the following:
- a CDS encoding PilZ domain-containing protein translates to MSKSGRQQYLLISHVEEIGSEIESALTTGRAFTLHRVASLSEALQKLSDGEIKCVIFSIPVFHQKSVKFISKLRDIYREMPIIIVSGKIQREAFDSATEIKRVVILEQSFVKTELLAICEKVAKGHEIYQRKTKRFSTDQMVDLERMLTGEVMKGFLFNLSQGGAFINIERGVIVPGDILKMNVKLDKLDKSHLVFAKVIWVLQQGFGLNKPGAGLKFMKAEEVYSSLLDTVK